From a region of the Megalops cyprinoides isolate fMegCyp1 chromosome 13, fMegCyp1.pri, whole genome shotgun sequence genome:
- the nlrc5 gene encoding NLR family, CARD domain containing 5 → MVKWRRLQMERVDMEADVFAVLDEYRSALIEILHSQPDRLQAMYRLAGAETSRRLVGVADLRERVSLLVDHFRNSGRATCRRFVEMVSMECEGLPMALESLLLFVAGDPRCPAAEETPDYIGGYSRTVRDVLQQKCQRVTCGLAGAVRLDEARVSLRHRALPRRAGSLEGEEPGVERVITVESLLSSLHNARLTVLLGPAGSGKTVLMHCAGQRWAQGHLPAFQLLYLLEFRQLNLLTRPLSLSQLLFHFFPPSAHSEEQQEGEAVLSFILANPQKVCVIFDGYDEVSSRFAPETPSTAWEPRQALPVLELFSGLCSGRILPGCCVLVTCRPRDTADLPDSALEGELLGFDRRQVEEYAERYFRGKAHGLQAAAHLLASRHILTMCYVPALCHLCCVCLDYLFSRGPRPPSLLPTTVTQVYLQILNAFLSRAPAGGAVGGAVSPLQQHRAELRGLCQLAMQGLEISSIVFPTQHVPGTLLDFAMRTGLLSQFEMRLSDGSQGNGCAFMHLAMQEFLAALHLMTSEGVTEPQLRKKLNLKTRWTSRTDPKTVFTDTLHLYLCGLAAPTCTPHLVHLAGGRAEGQVQRRQDVVLKVLQGFSSSAHLTGPKLVELSRCTHETQDVRLAKAVGSRPCFELRNIRLAPVDMDALAFVISAAGRGVGLDIAGCSMELECLQALPSFQHIDYLIFRSRKYDDAFAEVLSGVLPSLPALKRLEFICGNLTEVGAAKLARAVQSCPQITQLSLSDNTLRDGGVREVAEVLPQMTSLCSLSLGKNSCTLDGVFTLLEKMATCLRIQTVHIDGQREMSEMSVLFSQGSESLSCAQEDSPSTHRPGRTVSLLNCSLTAAKLDKLCKILAGCPGLSVVDLSGSEWKDEALQVLADSLQTLGISREISMNRITVSLDELLVLTRSLTTCPEVVEVDIRLQDPTKVCLLFAGETQRQPPGMKAANPVVWKKLRLMACSLRPPDLDRVCETLRGCPALTLLDVSGNALGDSGLRKLLDLLPQLSAIQEINASENAVTMEGVVHLATALCTCRNMSEIEVSHGGKKKLILKFRCSKRVQSGESLEVTTSQKNGLQLYKKLSLTHSDIQPARMDQLCGRLAQCPGMLELSFSHGSLGEASIQKLLKRIPGMVALQLLDVSHVQMSTDGVLLLVRSLIDCQRVKAVELRPQGEAFIKFVQVKAEYATCRVTQYHLTQRNVEKLARILQECSHLSHLDLSGNLLRDEGVKRFVEFLPKLRISSSVNLNDNSLTQTGALYLVSSISVCERVVSVEVSLGTVEKSFIRFLEDEDNGKTLSLRECHFGVEHLQKLADILQDCPLLVKLEISNNGLSADVIEDLLKVMMSLCLMVYCPIRIEESWIKEEAAVRLVCSCLDVNSNITEIRVNQMTANITLEKTAALRSVNLASVRYAPRSDCADESCLVIIYISVPLTQPLPLPVSLSLVDCALQGQNLSFLLSVSQNCPLLQELDLSRNSIGKEGMEFISAALPGFPNLRTLRLGLKQVSEDGVGILMEGVAHCRSLESLSVPRHAITEEAAVALGGTLPKLQHLRAIDLSGCSILSGAGSHDLLRGLGQCHAVEELRLDSLLLNAEATACLAGELKGMASVRRLLLNKVTMATGSSEEGRRAILSLPGSLGGFHGMEELELDEVRMGEGGVLQLVKHLPSWTRLRRISLSENCVSDAAGQRLAASLHHCTALEELRLSRNALGDASAAQLGVVLPVLTRLKVLDLSENRIGTEGAEKLTESLVQMSSLRKLHLISIGTAELTGLAESLQHCVCAEEVSLAWNDCGDEVALKMAQVLPRCTKLKRLDLECNKISSAGASALAESLRSCPSIEVIRLWKNSVSYDEAQRLHSREPRLNFSST, encoded by the exons actACATAGGGGGCTACAGCAGGACCGTGAGGGACGTGCTGCAGCAGAAATGCCAGCGTGTGACCTGTGGCCTGGCGGGGGCGGTGCGTCTGGACGAGGCTCGGGTCAGCCTGCGCCACAGGGCCCTGCCCAGGCGGGCGGGGTCactggagggggaggagcctggCGTGGAGCGTGTGATCACGGTGGAGTCTCTCCTCAGCTCCCTGCACAACGCCCGGCTCACGGTGCTGCTGGGTCCGGCCGGGTCTGGAAAGACTGTGCTGATGCACTGCGCGGGCCAGCGCTGGGCCCAGGGCCATCTGCCTGCCTTCCAGCTGCTGTACCTGCTGGAGTTCCGCCAGCTGAACCTGCTGACGCGGCCGCTGTCTCTCAGCCAGCTGCTCTTCCACTTCTTCCCTCCGTCCGCCCACAgcgaggagcagcaggagggcGAGGCCGTTCTGTCCTTCATCCTCGCCAACCCGCAAAAGGTGTGTGTGATCTTCGACGGCTACGATGAGGTTTCCTCCAGATTCGCCCCCGAGACGCCCAGCACGGCCTGGGAGCCCCGGCAGGCTCTGCCTGTGCTGGAGCTCTTCTCTGGGCTGTGCAGCGGCAGGATACTCccaggctgctgtgtgctggtcACCTGCAGGCCGCGGGACACGGCCGACCTGCCCGACAGCGCCCTGGAGGGGGAGCTGCTGGGGTTCGACCGGCGGCAGGTGGAGGAGTACGCTGAGCGCTACTTCAGGGGCAAGGCTCACGGGCTGCAGGCAGCGGCCCACCTGCTGGCCAGCCGCCACATCCTCACCATGTGCTACGTTCCCGCGCTGTGCCACCTCTGCTGCGTCTGCCTCGACTACCTGTTCTCTCGCGggccccgccctccctccctgctgcccACCACCGTCACTCAAGTGTACCTGCAGATCCTCAACGCCTTCCTCAGCAGGGCTCCTGCAGGCGGggctgtgggcggggctgtGTCCCCgctgcagcagcacagggcGGAGCTGAGGGGCCTGTGCCAGCTGGCCATGCAGGGTCTAGAGATTAGCAGCATCGTGTTCCCCACTCAGCACGTCCCCGGCACCCTGCTGGACTTCGCCATGCGGACGGGGCTCCTGTCGCAGTTTGAGATGAGGCTGAGCGACGGTTCCCAGGGCAACGGGTGCGCCTTCATGCACCTGGCCATGCAGGAGTTCCTGGCCGCGCTTCACCTCATGACCAGCGAGGGCGTGACTGAACCACAGCTCAGGAAGAAACTCAACCTGAAAACCCGCTGGACCTCCAGAACCGACCCCAAGACCGTGTTCACAGACACGCTGCACCTCTACCTGTGCGGGCTGGCCGCTCCCACCTGCACCCCTCACCTGGTGCACCTGGCAGGGGGCAGGGCTGAGGGCCAGGTACAGAGGCGTCAGGATGTGGTTCTGAAGGTTCTGCAGGGTTTCTCCAGCAGTGCCCACCTGACCGGGCCCAAGCTGGTGGAGCTGAGCCGCTGCACCCACGAAACGCAGGACGTGCGGCTGGCCAAGGCGGTGGGGTCGCGACCCTGCTTTGAGCTGCGTAACATCCGCCTGGCCCCCGTCGACATGGACGCCCTGGCCTTCGTCATCTCCGCCGCCGGGCGGGGCGTCGGCCTGGACATCGCCGGCTGCTCCATGGAGCTGGAGTGTCTGCAAGCCCTGCCTAGCTTCCAGCACATAGACTACCTTAT TTTTCGCAGCCGAAAGTATGACGACGCCTTTGCAGAGGTGCTGTCTGGCGTCCTTCCCAGTCTTCCAGCCCTGAAAAGACTTGA GTTTATCTGTGGAAATCTGACGGAGGTTGGAGCTGCTAAGCTGGCCAGAGCCGTGCAGAGCTGCCCACAGATCACACAGCTCAG TCTGAGTGATAACACCCTTCGGGATGGAGGGGTCCGTGAGGTGGCGGAGGTGCTGCCTCAAATGACCTCACTCTGCTCGCTGTC TTTGGGGAAAAACAGTTGCACATTGGATGGAGTCTTCACTCTCCTTGAGAAGATGGCCACCTGCCTCCGCATTCAGACAGTGCATATCGA CGGACAGAGGGAGATGAGCGAGATGTCAGTGCTTTTCTCTCAGGGGTCGGAGTCTTTAAG ctgTGCTCAGGAAGAttcccccagcacacacaggccCGGACGCACTGTCAG CCTTCTGAACTGCAGTCTGACAGCTGCAAAGTTGGACAAGCTTTGTAAGATCCTGGCAGGATGTCCTGGCCTCTCTGTGGTTGA tctGTCAGGAAGTGAGTGGAAGGACGAGGCCCTCCAGGTTCTCGCTGACTCTCTGCAGACTCTGGGCATCTCCAGGGAGATCTC GATGAACAGAATCACGGTGTCGCTGGACGAGCTGCTGGTTCTGACCCGTTCTCTCACCACCTGTCCGGAAGTGGTCGAGGTGGACATCAG ATTGCAGGACCCTACAAAggtgtgtctgctgtttgctGGGGAGACGCAGAGACAACCCCCTGG CATGAAAGCGGCAAACCCAGTGGTGTGGAAGAAGCTTCG ACTGATGGCCTGCAGTCTACGCCCTCCTGACCTGGACAGGGTGTGTGAGACCCTGAGAGGCTGCCCAGCACTCACACTGCTGGA CGTGTCTGGTAATGCCCTGGGGGACAGCGGACTCAGGAAGCTGCTGGACCTCCTGCCTCAGCTGAGTGCGATTCAGGAAATTAA CGCCAGTGAGAACGCGGTGACCATGGAGGGCGTTGTGCACCTGGCAACTGCTCTCTGCACCTGCAGAAACATGAGCGAGATAGAGGTCAG TCATGGAGGGAAGAAGAAGCTGATTCTGAAGTTTCGCTGCAGTAAAAG GGTGCAGTCTGGGGAGTCCCTCGAGGTCACAACCTCACAGAAGAATGGGCTACAGCTGTACAAGAAACTCAG cctCACTCACAGCGATATCCAGCCTGCCAGAATGGACCAGCTCTGTGGGAGATTAGCACAGTGTCCAGGAATGCTGGAGCTAAG CTTTTCCCATGGTTCCCTGGGAGAGGCGTCCATCCAGAAGCTTCTGAAGCGAATCCCAGGAATGGTCGCTCTGCAGCTGCTAGA tgtcagCCATGTTCAGATGTCGACAGATGGCGTGTTGCTATTGGTCAGATCACTGATTGACTGCCAGCGCGTTAAGGCAGTGGAGCTCAG GCCGCAGGGAGAAGCCTTCATCAAGTTCGTCCAGGTGAAAGCGGAATATGccacctgcag AGTGACGCAGTATCATCTGACCCAGAGGAACGTGGAGAAACTGGCCAGGATCCTACAGGAGTGCTCTCATCTCTCCCACCTGGA tctgtctGGAAACCTGCTGAGAGACGAAGGTGTGAAACGCTTCGTGGAGTTTTTACCAAAGCTGCGCATCTCCAGCTCTGTAAA TCTTAATGATAACAGCCTGACCCAGACGGGGGCGCTGTACCTGGTGAGCtccatcagtgtgtgtgagcgggtgGTGTCTGTGGAGGTCAG CCTGGGGACGGTGGAGAAGTCCTTCATCCGCTTCCTCGAGGACGAAGACAACGGCAAGACGCTCAG TCTCAGAGAGTGTCACTTTGGAGTGGAGCATCTGCAGAAACTGGCTGATATTCTCCAggactgccctctgctggtcaaaCTGGA GATTAGTAACAATGGGCTGAGTGCTGATGTGATTGAGGACCTGCTGAAG gtgatgatgtcactgtgtttgATGGTGTACTGTCCTATCAGGATTGAAGAGTCCTGGATCAAAGAGGAAGCAGCAGTTCGCCTCGTGTGCAGCTGCCTGGATGTCAACTCCAACATAACGGAGATCAG gGTGAATCAGATGACTGCAAACATCACACTGGAGAAGACGGCTGCTCTGAGGTCAGTGAACCTGGCCTCTGTCAG GTATGCCCCTCGGTCAGACTGTGCAGATGAGTCCTGCCTAGTCATAATCTACATCTCTGTCCCAT tgacacagcctcttcctcttcctgtttccctcaGCCTGGTGGACTGTGCTCTTCAGGGTCAAAACCTGTCCTTCCTGCTGTCCGTCAGCCAAAACTGTCCCCTGCTGCAGGAACTGGA tttgtCCAGAAACAGCATTGGAAAGGAGGGGATGGAGTTTATTTCCGCTGCCCTCCCAGGGTTTCCCAATCTCAGGACACTCAG GCTGGGGCTGAAGCAGGTGTCTGAGGATGGAGTGGGGATTCTCATGGAGGGCGTGGCTCACTGCCGCAGCCTGGAGAGTCTGAG tGTGCCTCGTCATGCGATCACCGAGGAGGCGGCCGTGGCTCTGGGGGGAACACTACCCAAGCTTCAGCACCTCCGAGCCATTGA tctgtCCGGCTGCTCCATCCTCTCGGGGGCTGGATCACATGACCTGCTCAGGGGGCTGGGCCAGTGCCATGCTGTGGAGGAGCTCAG GCTGGATTCCCTGCTGCTGAACGCAGAGGCCACCGCCTGCCTGGCCGGTGAGCTGAAGGGCATGGCCTCTGTTCGGAGACTCCT TCTGAATAAGGTCACCATGGCAACGGGCAGCTCAGAGGAAGGGCGCAGGGCCATCCTGTCTCTGCCGGGGTCTCTTGGGGGGTTCCACGggatggaggagctgga GCTGGACGAGGTGCGcatgggggagggaggagtcCTGCAGCTGGTAAAACACCTTCCGAGCTGGACCAGGCTGCGGAGGATCAG cctgtCAGAGAACTGCGTGAGCGATGCAGCGGGACAGAGGCTTGCAGCGTCCCTGCACCACTGCACCGCCCTGGAGGAGCTCCG GCTCTCCAGGAACGCCCTTGGAGACGCCAGCGCAGCTCAGCTGGGTGTGGTCCTGCCTGTGCTGACCCGGCTGAAGGTTCTGGA TTTGTCAGAGAACAGAATCGGGACAGAAGGAGCAGAGAAGCTCACAGAGTCTTTGGTCCAAATGTCGTCATTAAGGAAACTACA CCTGATCTCCATTGGCACCGCGGAGCTGACCGGGCTGGCTGAGAGTCTGCAGCACTGCGTCTGCGCAGAGGAAGTgag TCTGGCCTGGAATGACTGTGGTGATGAGGTAGCACTGAAGATGGCACAGGTTCTGCCCCGATGCACCAAGCTGAAGCGTCTGGA tTTGGAGTGTAATAAAATCAGCTCAGCGGGAGCAAGCGCACTTGCAGAAAGCCTGCGATCCTGTCCGTCTATCGAAGTGATCAG GCTCTGGAAGAACAGCGTGAGCTATGATGAAGCCCAGCGGCTGCACAGCAGGGAGCCCAGGCTGAATTTCTCATCCACGTAG